The following proteins are encoded in a genomic region of Streptococcus cristatus AS 1.3089:
- a CDS encoding site-specific integrase → MASVRYRKRGDSNLWTYEIRNEGKTVAHNSGFKTKKLAESEAEPILQELRLGKRISRDISLVDLYQEWLELKILPSSRSEETKKKYLLRKNTIERLFGNKKVTQIRASEYQRIMNKYGQTVGRNFLGRLNTGIHQSIQMAIADKVLIDDFTQHVELFSSKEQQMTEEKYLHTEKDYLDLLLAVKRKFDYQRSIVPYIVYFLLKTGMRFGELIALTWNEVDFDRGLLKTYRRFNTLSHKFVPPKNKTSIRMVPIDEECIKILQVLKIEQEKANKELGIKNRYKMIFQHYGYIHLVPDIASVNKALSVLLNELDIYPIITTKGARHTYGSYLWHKGFDLGVIAKILGHRDISMLVEVYGHTLEEKIFEEFNQIRDVWKDCS, encoded by the coding sequence ATGGCAAGTGTTCGTTATCGAAAGCGAGGAGATAGTAACTTATGGACCTATGAAATTCGTAACGAAGGAAAAACTGTTGCTCATAATAGCGGTTTTAAAACAAAAAAACTTGCAGAGTCAGAAGCTGAACCGATTCTGCAAGAACTTCGTTTAGGGAAAAGAATTTCTAGAGATATTTCTCTTGTCGATCTATATCAAGAATGGCTTGAACTAAAAATTCTACCGAGTAGTAGATCGGAAGAGACAAAGAAAAAATATCTTCTCCGTAAAAACACAATTGAAAGATTATTTGGAAATAAAAAAGTCACTCAAATTCGTGCGAGTGAATACCAAAGAATTATGAATAAGTATGGACAAACAGTTGGTAGAAATTTTCTTGGTAGATTGAATACTGGGATTCATCAGAGCATCCAAATGGCAATTGCCGACAAAGTTCTAATAGATGATTTTACACAACATGTCGAGTTATTTTCATCCAAAGAACAACAGATGACAGAAGAGAAATATTTACATACAGAAAAGGACTATCTGGATTTACTTTTAGCAGTAAAGAGAAAATTTGATTACCAACGTTCAATTGTTCCTTATATCGTCTATTTTCTATTAAAAACAGGCATGAGGTTTGGAGAGTTAATAGCGTTAACTTGGAATGAAGTTGACTTTGACAGAGGACTGCTAAAAACATATAGGAGGTTTAATACCCTTTCTCATAAATTTGTCCCTCCAAAAAACAAAACGTCTATTCGGATGGTACCGATAGACGAAGAATGTATTAAGATATTACAAGTCCTAAAAATTGAACAAGAGAAGGCTAATAAAGAGCTAGGAATCAAGAATAGGTATAAAATGATTTTTCAGCATTATGGATATATTCACTTGGTACCAGACATTGCAAGTGTCAATAAAGCTTTGAGTGTTCTTTTAAATGAATTAGATATTTATCCAATTATCACGACAAAAGGAGCACGTCATACCTATGGAAGCTACCTCTGGCACAAAGGATTTGACCTTGGAGTTATTGCAAAAATTCTAGGGCATAGAGATATTTCAATGTTAGTAGAAGTATATGGACACACTTTAGAAGAGAAAATTTTTGAGGAATTTAATCAAATTAGAGATGTCTGGAAAGATTGCTCATAA
- a CDS encoding DUF3173 domain-containing protein gives MDHNLISNKELIEMGYRPHTANDIIHQARELLVSRGYTFYNRKRLMVVPKSVVNEILGTEVA, from the coding sequence ATGGATCATAATTTAATTAGTAACAAAGAATTAATTGAAATGGGCTATCGCCCTCATACAGCGAATGATATCATTCATCAGGCAAGAGAATTACTTGTATCACGAGGCTATACATTTTATAATCGCAAACGTTTGATGGTTGTTCCAAAAAGTGTTGTAAATGAGATTCTAGGAACAGAGGTGGCGTAA
- a CDS encoding replication initiator protein → MLVSIQDLRSIQERCDVGELVQRLDVSIDRLTVIWDTDTGSLRRIFKNLKQAISTRVDSFEIYDNVRDDVFTLAKVFNEYDSINIIFFQLSIYGGEQLIRIDFNPNTLKEFDGMKVWRQLMYFARLNSLTVRLSRFDLAFDIFNRPEIVNLQHIKGGVTHKVFYGRGGELETKYWGSSGSNVQVRLYDKNKEIIAHKREEKLDLDVNPFWWRLEFQLRTKAIGEEMVQDIMSRLDNFGFYKLDHIRVEQRAFTIIFLNNPELLSLAFPNLKSDSIKKKKTRVRKLLREETNQFAEELKEVLIQNLPKLNAELQLLVGEFLNLENK, encoded by the coding sequence TTGTTGGTTTCTATACAAGATTTAAGAAGCATTCAAGAACGATGTGATGTAGGAGAATTAGTACAGAGGTTAGATGTCAGTATTGATAGACTAACGGTTATCTGGGATACAGATACTGGTTCCCTAAGACGGATTTTCAAGAATCTGAAACAGGCAATAAGTACAAGAGTTGATTCATTTGAAATATATGATAATGTTCGAGATGATGTCTTTACTTTAGCTAAAGTTTTTAATGAGTATGATTCGATCAATATTATATTTTTTCAATTATCCATTTATGGAGGTGAACAATTGATTCGAATTGATTTCAATCCTAATACTTTAAAAGAATTTGATGGAATGAAAGTATGGAGGCAATTAATGTACTTTGCTCGATTGAATTCATTGACGGTACGTTTGTCTCGTTTTGATTTGGCATTTGACATTTTCAACAGGCCTGAAATCGTTAATTTGCAACATATTAAAGGTGGTGTTACACATAAGGTCTTCTATGGTCGAGGGGGCGAATTAGAGACGAAATATTGGGGTTCTAGCGGTAGTAATGTACAAGTTAGGTTATATGATAAGAATAAAGAAATCATTGCTCACAAGCGAGAAGAGAAGCTAGATTTGGATGTAAATCCGTTTTGGTGGAGACTAGAGTTCCAACTCAGAACCAAAGCGATTGGGGAGGAGATGGTCCAAGATATTATGAGTAGACTTGATAATTTCGGGTTTTATAAGCTAGATCATATTCGAGTGGAGCAAAGAGCATTTACAATTATCTTTCTAAACAATCCTGAACTGTTATCATTGGCTTTTCCAAATTTAAAATCAGACAGCATCAAAAAGAAAAAAACAAGAGTCCGCAAACTATTGAGAGAAGAAACGAATCAATTTGCGGAAGAATTAAAAGAAGTATTAATACAGAATCTCCCTAAATTAAATGCAGAATTACAACTACTTGTAGGCGAGTTTCTGAATTTAGAAAATAAATAA
- a CDS encoding helix-turn-helix domain-containing protein codes for MTFIIQNFGPNLARLRIEKGVSQTQLAEDLGIGKQSISDYEKQKSYPTFANLDKIAEYFNATPTQLFGTSKEIELEKSVLESNEYSDKVSEILKAVKYIEDFLETDGQYLEDLLYLTRGNQLYTEDGDELYIDPTSQKRTLHNQYEPGFIEARDKSPLELLIENKELFDK; via the coding sequence ATGACCTTTATTATTCAAAATTTTGGACCCAATTTGGCACGACTACGCATAGAAAAAGGAGTAAGTCAAACTCAACTAGCTGAAGACTTAGGAATTGGTAAACAGTCCATCTCTGATTATGAAAAACAAAAAAGCTATCCTACCTTTGCAAATTTAGATAAGATAGCAGAATATTTTAATGCAACTCCAACCCAACTATTTGGAACTAGTAAAGAGATTGAGTTAGAAAAGAGTGTTCTTGAATCTAATGAATACTCTGATAAAGTAAGTGAGATTTTAAAAGCTGTCAAATACATCGAAGATTTTCTAGAAACTGATGGACAGTACTTAGAGGATTTACTTTACTTAACAAGAGGCAACCAACTATACACAGAAGATGGAGATGAGTTGTATATTGATCCAACTTCTCAGAAAAGAACACTTCATAACCAATATGAACCTGGTTTTATTGAAGCAAGGGATAAATCTCCACTAGAACTCTTAATTGAAAATAAGGAATTGTTTGATAAATAG
- a CDS encoding HdeD family acid-resistance protein, translating into MKFSNRLLLFLAGVVFVLLGLFLFTNPVANLVAYSWWISFGLLVSSIAAILGYFSAPKELRSPVYLFQGFVSLLLALYLVAYGFVTLPVVIPTIVGIWLIVEAIIAFFKGNRLRLIFPIIGSNIMWVALLEFLLGLVILFNPVATGVFVVYVIAFSFLVTGFTYIIEAFRK; encoded by the coding sequence ATGAAATTTTCTAATCGTTTACTGCTATTCCTTGCAGGAGTTGTTTTTGTCCTTTTAGGACTTTTCCTATTTACAAACCCAGTAGCTAATCTTGTTGCTTACAGCTGGTGGATTTCATTTGGTTTACTGGTTTCTTCTATAGCAGCTATTTTAGGCTATTTCTCTGCACCAAAAGAGCTTCGCTCACCTGTTTATCTTTTCCAAGGATTTGTTAGTCTTCTCTTAGCTCTTTACCTCGTTGCTTATGGCTTTGTGACCCTGCCGGTCGTCATTCCGACCATTGTAGGAATTTGGTTAATTGTAGAAGCCATTATTGCTTTCTTTAAAGGCAATCGTCTAAGATTGATTTTCCCTATTATTGGTAGCAATATCATGTGGGTAGCCTTGCTTGAATTTTTACTAGGTCTAGTGATTCTGTTCAATCCAGTGGCTACAGGTGTCTTTGTCGTTTATGTCATTGCCTTTTCATTTTTAGTTACTGGCTTCACCTACATTATTGAGGCCTTTCGTAAATAG